One Paraburkholderia agricolaris DNA segment encodes these proteins:
- a CDS encoding LysR family transcriptional regulator has protein sequence MNDSADIRFLLTIRESGSLIAAARKLGLSPSAVTQRLQQLERKLGAQLVNRTARRLQFTEEGTLLCERGAELVQQFDSLFEDFQTRRGGLIGTLKINAPLGFGRRHLAPAIAEFQQQNPDIDVALTLSDQPLTETMDRFDIVVHIGELPVSNLIGYAIAPNARFVCAAPALVKRMGQLESPEELSKLPCIVLRENSEDVSLWQFSKGRTRRSVRVSPHLSCNDGDVIRQWACEGRGVILRSEWDVADDLAKGRLVRLLQGWKAPDANVIALTHQRAGLPARTRHFMQYLQSRFRPLPPWRR, from the coding sequence TGCCGCGGCGCGAAAACTGGGACTGTCACCTTCGGCGGTCACCCAACGCCTGCAGCAACTGGAAAGGAAGTTGGGCGCCCAGTTGGTGAACCGCACGGCGCGTCGTTTGCAGTTCACGGAAGAAGGCACGCTTCTGTGTGAACGCGGCGCCGAACTGGTCCAGCAATTCGACTCGCTGTTCGAAGACTTTCAGACCCGCCGGGGCGGTCTGATCGGCACGCTGAAAATCAATGCGCCGCTGGGATTCGGACGGCGCCACCTGGCGCCCGCCATTGCCGAATTCCAGCAGCAGAACCCGGATATCGACGTGGCGCTCACGCTGTCCGACCAGCCGCTGACCGAGACGATGGACCGTTTCGACATCGTCGTGCATATCGGCGAATTGCCGGTATCCAATCTGATCGGCTACGCGATTGCACCGAATGCGCGCTTCGTCTGCGCCGCGCCAGCGCTGGTCAAGCGCATGGGTCAGCTGGAGTCGCCGGAGGAACTGAGCAAGCTGCCGTGCATCGTGCTGCGCGAGAACAGCGAAGATGTCTCGCTGTGGCAGTTCAGCAAGGGCCGCACGCGGCGCAGCGTGCGCGTTTCTCCGCATCTGAGCTGCAATGACGGCGACGTGATCCGCCAATGGGCGTGCGAAGGCCGGGGGGTAATCCTGCGTTCCGAATGGGACGTGGCGGACGACCTCGCGAAAGGAAGACTCGTGCGCCTGCTGCAAGGCTGGAAGGCGCCTGACGCCAACGTCATCGCGCTCACGCATCAGCGGGCCGGCTTGCCGGCTCGTACGCGGCATTTCATGCAGTATTTACAGAGCAGATTCAGGCCGTTGCCGCCGTGGCGAAGATAG
- a CDS encoding HAD family hydrolase: protein MTSLSPSTAYPKAVLFDLLTALLDSWTSWNHAAGSEAAGRAWRAAYLRRTYGCGQYIAYEQLVREAAAEVGLPEFAAIALEANWLKLAPWSGAVDTLHALRPHCKLAIVTNCSIRLGTQAAELFPIHWDAVVTAEEAGMYKPDPLPYRLALDKLGVGAHEAAFVAGSSYDMFGTAAVGLRTYWHNRVGLPLVAGAQAPEVESPTLDALVPWLGRFGPVSSHPASR, encoded by the coding sequence ATGACATCCTTATCGCCCTCCACCGCCTACCCCAAGGCGGTCCTCTTCGATCTCCTGACCGCCCTGCTCGATTCGTGGACGTCATGGAATCACGCCGCGGGTTCCGAAGCGGCGGGCCGTGCGTGGCGCGCGGCTTATTTGCGCCGGACCTACGGCTGCGGCCAATACATCGCGTATGAACAACTGGTGCGCGAAGCCGCCGCGGAAGTGGGCTTACCGGAATTCGCGGCAATCGCGCTCGAAGCCAACTGGTTGAAGCTCGCCCCCTGGAGCGGCGCTGTCGATACGTTGCATGCGCTCAGGCCGCATTGCAAACTGGCGATTGTCACCAACTGCTCCATCCGTCTCGGCACCCAGGCTGCGGAGCTTTTCCCGATCCACTGGGACGCTGTTGTCACAGCGGAAGAGGCCGGTATGTACAAGCCGGATCCGTTGCCTTACCGGCTCGCGCTGGACAAGCTCGGCGTCGGCGCCCATGAAGCCGCGTTCGTAGCGGGCTCCAGCTACGACATGTTCGGCACGGCCGCGGTCGGCCTGCGGACCTACTGGCATAACCGCGTGGGTCTGCCGCTCGTGGCGGGCGCACAGGCGCCCGAGGTGGAGTCGCCGACGCTCGACGCGCTGGTCCCGTGGCTCGGCCGGTTCGGCCCGGTCTCAAGTCACCCTGCTTCCCGGTGA
- a CDS encoding DSD1 family PLP-dependent enzyme, which translates to MKFDHIGTPAALIDIPRMQKNIARMQAHMNTLGVAFRPHVKTTKCIDVVRAQIAAGARGITVSTLKEAEAFFAAGVSDILYAVSIVPSKLPRALALRRQGCDLKLVVDNPTAAAAVAAFSDQHGETFEVWIEVDTDGHRSGITPEQDTLLEVGRILHENGVTVGGVMTHAGSSYELHTPQALTALAEQERVGCVRAAQRLRDAGIPCPAVSVGSTPTALAAAQLDGVTEVRAGVYVFFDLVMHNVGVCALEDIALSVLATVIGHQADKGWAILDAGWMAMSRDRGTSKQAHDFGYGQPCLLNGTPLGGYVVSGANQEHGILSSAEEGVPADDIAERFPIGMKLRILPNHACATGAQFPEYHAVSADGESVEWRRFQGW; encoded by the coding sequence ATGAAATTCGACCATATCGGCACCCCCGCCGCGCTGATCGACATCCCCCGGATGCAGAAGAACATCGCGCGGATGCAGGCTCATATGAACACACTGGGCGTGGCATTCCGCCCGCACGTCAAGACCACCAAATGCATCGACGTGGTTCGCGCGCAGATCGCCGCCGGGGCGCGTGGCATTACGGTCTCGACCCTGAAAGAGGCTGAGGCATTCTTTGCGGCTGGTGTCAGCGATATTCTTTACGCGGTCAGTATTGTCCCCTCCAAACTGCCGCGCGCGCTGGCGTTGCGCCGCCAGGGTTGCGATCTGAAGCTGGTGGTGGACAATCCGACCGCCGCGGCAGCCGTCGCCGCATTCTCGGACCAGCACGGCGAAACCTTCGAGGTCTGGATCGAGGTGGACACGGACGGGCACCGCTCCGGTATCACACCGGAACAGGACACGCTGCTCGAAGTCGGCCGGATTCTGCATGAGAACGGCGTCACCGTAGGCGGCGTGATGACTCACGCGGGTTCCAGCTACGAGCTTCATACACCGCAGGCGCTCACGGCGCTTGCGGAACAGGAACGCGTCGGCTGTGTACGCGCGGCGCAACGGTTGCGCGACGCGGGCATTCCGTGCCCCGCCGTCAGCGTCGGCTCAACGCCCACGGCCCTCGCCGCCGCGCAACTGGATGGCGTGACCGAGGTGCGAGCGGGCGTCTATGTCTTCTTCGATCTGGTCATGCACAACGTCGGCGTATGCGCGCTCGAAGATATCGCGCTCAGCGTGCTCGCTACCGTGATCGGGCATCAGGCGGATAAAGGCTGGGCGATTCTCGACGCGGGCTGGATGGCCATGAGCCGCGATCGCGGCACCTCGAAGCAAGCTCATGATTTCGGCTACGGCCAGCCCTGTCTGCTGAACGGTACCCCGCTTGGCGGTTATGTGGTGAGCGGCGCCAATCAGGAGCACGGGATTCTGTCGTCAGCGGAAGAAGGTGTGCCGGCCGACGACATCGCAGAACGCTTTCCGATCGGCATGAAACTGCGCATCCTGCCGAATCACGCATGCGCGACCGGTGCGCAGTTCCCCGAGTATCACGCGGTTTCGGCGGACGGCGAGAGTGTCGAGTGGCGGCGCTTTCAAGGCTGGTGA